The DNA window TCCTGGGTGCCTGGCTAGGCATCAGGCTCATTGTCGGGCTTGTGGGAATCCCACCTTCTGCACCAGAATTCGTAAGCAGCTCCGTCAGCCTCGGAGAGTTTATGGGTGCTTTCATTCTTGTCCTTGCTATTGCCGCTGTAGTGCAAGGGAGGGTGAAAGATGGGTTGGGCGGCATTGTGATTGGTGTGGCACTTGCGGTGGGCCTGACGCTGGCCATGGTAACGGGTGGTGGGTATTTGAACCCCGCTATAGCCGCAACCCTGGGAGCGCAAGACCTGGCGTACCTGCTTATGCCTATCTTGGGTGGTTTGGCAGCGGCTGCAGCAACAACATTATTTGACGATCGTAAAATCTAAAGGAGTAGGGAATGCCTCATATCGATATTTCGCATTTGACCACGAACGGCAAGACCATCTTGCTTGCGTGTGATCAGGGTATGGAACACGGGCCAGAGGATTTCAATGAGAAAAACATTGATCCAAACTACGTGTACCAGATTGGTATCCGCAACGGGCTGAACGCTGTCATTTTTGGCCGCGGTATTTCTGAGCGCTACCACCAGGAGTATAAGAACGACATCCAGCTTATCGTTAAGCTGAATGGCCACACCCGTTTCAACAAGCCAAACTCTTGGGGTAAGCAAAACTGCAGCGTAGAAGAAGCAATTCGCTTCGGCGCTGTTGGTGTTGGGTATACCATCCACATTGGTGCTGGCCACGAAGCAGAGCAGATGCAGGAATTCTCCGGCATCGTAAGCGCTGCCCACGCTAATGGTATCCCAGCTATTGCTTGGGTATACCCACGTGGTGAGCAAATTAAGGATGAAAAGACTCCTGAGCTTTGCGCTTATGCTGCACGCATTGGACTAGAGCTTGGTGCTGACATGGTCAAGGTGTACAACCCAGGTAACGAAGGTGCACTTCGCTGGGTCAACATGTCTGCAGGTAACACCAAGGTCATCATTTCTGGTGGCGACCAGGTTTCTCCTGAAGAATACGCAGAGCAGTGCAAGGGCATTATGCGCGCTGGTATTACCGGTATCGCCGTAGGCCGCAACGTGTGGCAGGCTGAGGATCCTGACAAGGTTTGTACACTTATCAAGGACGTTATCTACAACGGTAACTACTAAGTTGGAGCTGGTTTGGACATTTTTCAGCACATCTCCACTCTTGTCCGGGGTGAACTTCACCTCGATGATACTACCCGTCAGCGCTATGCCGTTGACGGGAGTATCTTCGAAATAACCCCCGCAGCCGTTTTGGCTCCAAAAGACGCGGCAGACATTCAAGCTGTCGCACATTTGTTGTGGACGATGGCGGAAAACGGGAAGGAAGTCCCAGCCTTGGTGCCACGCGGCGCCGGGTCTGACCAGGCGGGAGGCCCCTTGGGTGCCGGCATAGTATTGGACATGCGGGCGCACATGAACCAGATCCTAGAAATTGG is part of the Verrucomicrobiia bacterium genome and encodes:
- a CDS encoding aquaporin → MKSEPLTLTRWFVAELIGTMFLSAVAGTAMMAHLGLVSGYSPLYVPFAVGAVVLVMFYVIGHISGCHLNPAVSVAMFVMRKITFPQFMTYLVAQFLGAWLGIRLIVGLVGIPPSAPEFVSSSVSLGEFMGAFILVLAIAAVVQGRVKDGLGGIVIGVALAVGLTLAMVTGGGYLNPAIAATLGAQDLAYLLMPILGGLAAAAATTLFDDRKI
- a CDS encoding fructose-bisphosphate aldolase, translated to MPHIDISHLTTNGKTILLACDQGMEHGPEDFNEKNIDPNYVYQIGIRNGLNAVIFGRGISERYHQEYKNDIQLIVKLNGHTRFNKPNSWGKQNCSVEEAIRFGAVGVGYTIHIGAGHEAEQMQEFSGIVSAAHANGIPAIAWVYPRGEQIKDEKTPELCAYAARIGLELGADMVKVYNPGNEGALRWVNMSAGNTKVIISGGDQVSPEEYAEQCKGIMRAGITGIAVGRNVWQAEDPDKVCTLIKDVIYNGNY